The Apium graveolens cultivar Ventura chromosome 6, ASM990537v1, whole genome shotgun sequence genome contains a region encoding:
- the LOC141667295 gene encoding uncharacterized protein LOC141667295 isoform X2, producing MNMGGKSEDKSALAAVNQVIVAAKGVTDPLVQSITKFGENNFKAGNGPGLAFGPFGHDFGSNLVNNLRVQGSSVIPGVVHKVQSSFAEMMMKFAIAQKMSSVQGILPASVNSGITMLNDTKNKSAIESIKEMAKSVPENISPLGLSPDAVKSQTVPAYKTLSSKGLPSEGPYGSRAEKVIDSFLKNPVLNSEDNKVNDVIPQQNAERLQSDNLLKMVLKHQQVIEELLEENKKLREIMVEDLKISASKVQGSCSDKSTSSSAE from the exons ATGAACATGGGAGGAAAATCTGAGGACAAGA GTGCACTAGCAGCCGTAAACCAAGTTATTGTTGCTGCTAAGGGAGTAACGGATCCTTTAGTCCAATCT ATTACAAAATTTGGAGAAAATAACTTCAAAGCAGGCAATGGACCTGGCTTAGCTTTTGGACCATTTGGTCATGACTTTGGGTCGAATCTTGTCAATAATTTACGAGTCCAAG GCAGTTCAGTGATTCCCGGGGTTGTTCATAAAGTTCAATCCTCTTTTGCA GAAATGATGATGAAATTTGCAATAGCGCAGAAAATGTCTAGTGTTCAAGGCATCCTCCCAGCATCAGTAAACAGTGGCATCACTATGTTAAATGATACAAAAAATAAATCTGCAATTGAAAGTATCAAGGAAATGGCAAAAAGTGTACCCGAAAACATCTCTCCACTAGGCTTGTCACCTGATGCAGTGAAGTCGCAAACTGTTCCTGCATATAAAACTCTATCTTCAAAAGGACTTCCATCAGAAGGACCATATGGCAGCCGCGCAGAGAAGGTTATTGATAGTTTCCTAAAAAATCCAGTTCTAAACAGTGAAGACAACAAAGTAAATGACGTCATACCACAACAAAAT GCTGAACGCTTGCAATCAGACAACCTGCTAAAGATG GTCCTAAAACACCAACAAGTCATTGAGGAATTGCTGGAGGAAAATAAGAAGCTCAGGGAGATAATGGTGGAAGACTTGAAAATTTCAGCTAGCAAAGTACAAGGTAGCTGCTCGGATAAAAGCACATCATCTTCTGCTGAATGA
- the LOC141667295 gene encoding uncharacterized protein LOC141667295 isoform X1 — MNMGGKSEDKSKHNPCALAAVNQVIVAAKGVTDPLVQSITKFGENNFKAGNGPGLAFGPFGHDFGSNLVNNLRVQGSSVIPGVVHKVQSSFAEMMMKFAIAQKMSSVQGILPASVNSGITMLNDTKNKSAIESIKEMAKSVPENISPLGLSPDAVKSQTVPAYKTLSSKGLPSEGPYGSRAEKVIDSFLKNPVLNSEDNKVNDVIPQQNAERLQSDNLLKMVLKHQQVIEELLEENKKLREIMVEDLKISASKVQGSCSDKSTSSSAE, encoded by the exons ATGAACATGGGAGGAAAATCTGAGGACAAGAGCAAGCAcaatccat GTGCACTAGCAGCCGTAAACCAAGTTATTGTTGCTGCTAAGGGAGTAACGGATCCTTTAGTCCAATCT ATTACAAAATTTGGAGAAAATAACTTCAAAGCAGGCAATGGACCTGGCTTAGCTTTTGGACCATTTGGTCATGACTTTGGGTCGAATCTTGTCAATAATTTACGAGTCCAAG GCAGTTCAGTGATTCCCGGGGTTGTTCATAAAGTTCAATCCTCTTTTGCA GAAATGATGATGAAATTTGCAATAGCGCAGAAAATGTCTAGTGTTCAAGGCATCCTCCCAGCATCAGTAAACAGTGGCATCACTATGTTAAATGATACAAAAAATAAATCTGCAATTGAAAGTATCAAGGAAATGGCAAAAAGTGTACCCGAAAACATCTCTCCACTAGGCTTGTCACCTGATGCAGTGAAGTCGCAAACTGTTCCTGCATATAAAACTCTATCTTCAAAAGGACTTCCATCAGAAGGACCATATGGCAGCCGCGCAGAGAAGGTTATTGATAGTTTCCTAAAAAATCCAGTTCTAAACAGTGAAGACAACAAAGTAAATGACGTCATACCACAACAAAAT GCTGAACGCTTGCAATCAGACAACCTGCTAAAGATG GTCCTAAAACACCAACAAGTCATTGAGGAATTGCTGGAGGAAAATAAGAAGCTCAGGGAGATAATGGTGGAAGACTTGAAAATTTCAGCTAGCAAAGTACAAGGTAGCTGCTCGGATAAAAGCACATCATCTTCTGCTGAATGA